A region of Elusimicrobiota bacterium DNA encodes the following proteins:
- a CDS encoding long-chain-fatty-acid--CoA ligase — protein MRDQRTLHTLLADTARRVPEAVVFHYRGQVWTYLHLEERVERCAAGLSKLGIGRGDTFGILLRNSPEFVVLFFALARLGAVAVPVNFLERGDRVGYIFADAGVKGCLTSREFLKTVQEAQTHCPSLKHVFLKDGGSDALSFDRLLEPATRTAGDPSLMSDALALLIYTAGTTGLPKGVMLTHGNFMANVESCRQAIEVGEKDRFLCLLPMFHSFSWTVNVLLPIRLGSSIVIMESLLPFDPVLKAIWEHHVTVFCAVPPIFAALTQKVRGLKALALRVVNPVRVAISGAAALPVAVHKDFEKAFHIPLLEGYGLTEAAPVVTVNPLHKARKPGTVGLPIPGVEVKLVDEEERSLPTGQVGEVCVRGANVMAGYYKRSEESRASFTRDGWLKSGDLGRFDAEGYLSIVDRKKDLILVKGLNVYPQEIEHVLEGHPAVAEAAVVGVPDDTGDEAIRAFVVLKEGRTDAPLTLLAHCRARLAPYKTPNGIEIRAELPKNAMGKVLKKELRNEAQSKRRRP, from the coding sequence ATGAGAGATCAACGAACCCTCCACACCCTGCTGGCCGACACCGCGCGCCGGGTGCCCGAGGCCGTGGTGTTCCATTACCGCGGTCAGGTGTGGACCTACCTGCATCTGGAAGAAAGGGTGGAGCGCTGTGCCGCTGGGCTTTCCAAACTCGGGATCGGCCGGGGGGATACCTTTGGAATCCTCCTTCGGAACTCGCCGGAATTCGTCGTGCTCTTCTTCGCCCTGGCGCGGCTGGGGGCCGTGGCGGTCCCCGTGAATTTCCTGGAACGGGGAGACCGGGTCGGCTATATTTTCGCGGACGCCGGGGTGAAGGGATGTCTCACCTCCCGGGAATTCCTGAAAACGGTTCAGGAGGCGCAGACGCACTGTCCTTCCCTGAAACACGTTTTTCTAAAGGACGGCGGGAGCGACGCCCTTTCCTTCGACCGTTTGCTGGAACCCGCGACCCGAACCGCGGGCGATCCGTCCCTGATGTCCGATGCGCTGGCGCTCCTGATTTACACGGCGGGGACCACGGGGCTTCCCAAGGGCGTCATGCTGACCCACGGCAACTTCATGGCCAACGTGGAGTCCTGCCGCCAGGCCATCGAGGTGGGGGAGAAGGACCGGTTCCTCTGTCTCCTTCCCATGTTTCATTCATTTTCCTGGACGGTGAACGTTTTGCTCCCGATCCGGCTCGGGTCTTCCATCGTCATCATGGAGTCACTCCTCCCCTTCGATCCTGTGCTGAAAGCCATTTGGGAACACCACGTCACCGTGTTCTGCGCGGTCCCTCCGATCTTTGCCGCGCTCACGCAAAAGGTTCGGGGCTTAAAAGCGTTGGCCCTGCGCGTGGTAAACCCGGTGCGGGTGGCGATTTCCGGCGCGGCCGCCCTGCCGGTGGCGGTGCACAAGGATTTCGAGAAGGCGTTCCATATCCCTTTGCTGGAGGGCTACGGCCTAACGGAAGCGGCCCCGGTGGTGACGGTCAACCCCTTGCACAAGGCGCGTAAACCCGGCACCGTGGGCCTGCCGATTCCCGGCGTGGAAGTCAAACTGGTGGACGAAGAGGAACGCTCCCTTCCCACAGGCCAAGTGGGCGAAGTGTGCGTGCGCGGCGCGAACGTGATGGCCGGTTACTACAAACGTTCGGAAGAGTCCCGCGCCAGTTTCACCCGGGACGGGTGGCTGAAATCCGGCGACCTGGGGCGGTTCGATGCGGAGGGGTATCTGTCCATCGTGGACCGAAAAAAGGATTTAATCCTCGTCAAAGGATTAAACGTTTACCCCCAGGAGATCGAGCATGTGTTGGAGGGCCATCCCGCCGTGGCCGAGGCCGCCGTCGTCGGCGTTCCGGACGACACCGGGGACGAGGCGATCCGGGCTTTCGTCGTTTTAAAAGAGGGGCGGACCGACGCGCCCCTGACGCTCTTGGCCCATTGCCGCGCGCGCCTGGCGCCCTACAAGACGCCCAACGGGATCGAGATTCGCGCGGAACTTCCCAAGAACGCCATGGGAAAAGTGTTGAAAAAAGAGTTGCGGAATGAAGCCCAGTCCAAACGGAGACGACCATGA
- a CDS encoding ABC transporter ATP-binding protein, with amino-acid sequence MTPLLQTQGLGKVYPVRGGVFQTRRGDVRALDGVSLSLNAGESLGLVGESGSGKTTLARVLAGFLAPSAGQVFWEGRPQNDFSRSEWAGRVQMVFQDPSASLNPKLSVGTLLEEALGRRVGRGRAGSLVEGALAEVGLPSDARFYYPHQFSGGQKQRVAIARALAVGPKLLIADEPVSALDLSVQAQILNLLADLRERWQLSLILISHDLTVVRQMTDQILILERGRSVEAGGTETVLTRPSSPATKTLLDAVPSLLR; translated from the coding sequence ATGACGCCTCTTCTGCAAACACAGGGTCTCGGAAAGGTTTACCCCGTGAGGGGCGGCGTTTTCCAAACCCGACGGGGGGACGTTCGGGCCTTGGACGGGGTGTCTCTGTCCCTGAACGCCGGTGAATCTTTGGGGCTCGTGGGGGAATCCGGTTCCGGAAAGACGACCTTGGCGCGTGTCTTGGCGGGTTTTTTGGCGCCCAGCGCCGGACAGGTTTTTTGGGAGGGACGTCCCCAAAACGATTTTTCCCGGTCGGAGTGGGCGGGCCGGGTCCAAATGGTGTTCCAAGATCCCTCGGCTTCGCTCAACCCCAAACTTTCCGTGGGAACCCTGTTGGAAGAAGCCCTGGGCCGACGGGTGGGGCGCGGGAGGGCGGGGTCTTTGGTGGAGGGGGCCTTGGCCGAGGTGGGACTGCCTTCCGACGCGCGGTTCTATTACCCCCACCAGTTTTCCGGCGGGCAAAAACAGAGGGTGGCCATCGCCCGAGCTCTGGCGGTGGGGCCCAAACTATTGATCGCGGACGAGCCCGTGTCCGCCTTGGATTTGTCGGTTCAAGCCCAGATATTGAATTTGTTGGCCGACCTTCGTGAACGGTGGCAATTGTCTTTGATCTTGATCAGTCACGACCTCACCGTGGTGCGCCAAATGACCGATCAGATCTTGATTTTGGAACGGGGCCGGTCCGTGGAGGCCGGCGGGACGGAGACCGTGTTGACCCGCCCCTCCAGCCCGGCGACGAAGACGCTTTTGGACGCCGTTCCATCCCTCCTCCGATGA
- a CDS encoding ABC transporter ATP-binding protein → MSLLSIRDLRVDYLRSGKRVPALRNVSLSLEPGESLGLAGESGSGKSTLALAVLRLLPETAGIAAAQLAWEDREILSLSNRDLRALRGGPVGIVFQDPFSALNPVLTVGDQVEEVLEFHAGGRNRARVLSLFDQVRLPDPAGLYGAYPHQLSGGQRQRICLAIAIAGNPKLLIADEPTTALDVTVQREILNLLDELRRELKMALLLVTHNVGLLSERTDRLAILYAGEIVEIGPTATVLGTPAHPYTQGLLKSLPRLSRSERRLPALPGQPPDPRALPSGCPFHPRCPSIFAPCAAQDPRLRVSKDPAVRVSCHLY, encoded by the coding sequence GTGAGCCTGCTCTCCATTCGGGATCTCCGGGTGGATTATCTCCGGTCCGGAAAACGGGTTCCCGCTCTGCGAAACGTTTCGCTCTCCTTGGAACCGGGCGAATCCCTGGGCCTGGCGGGGGAATCGGGGTCGGGTAAATCCACGCTGGCCCTGGCGGTCCTCCGCCTGCTCCCGGAAACGGCGGGGATCGCCGCCGCCCAGCTCGCGTGGGAGGACCGGGAAATCCTCTCTCTCTCGAATCGGGACCTGCGCGCGCTCCGCGGCGGGCCCGTGGGCATCGTTTTCCAAGATCCCTTTTCCGCCTTGAATCCGGTTCTGACCGTGGGGGACCAAGTGGAAGAGGTGCTGGAGTTTCATGCCGGCGGGCGAAACCGGGCCCGAGTTCTGTCCCTTTTCGACCAGGTTCGACTTCCCGATCCAGCGGGTCTTTACGGGGCCTATCCCCACCAACTCTCCGGCGGCCAACGCCAGCGGATCTGCCTTGCCATCGCCATCGCGGGGAACCCGAAATTGCTGATCGCCGACGAACCCACCACCGCTTTGGACGTGACGGTGCAACGGGAAATCCTGAACCTGTTGGACGAATTGCGGCGGGAATTGAAAATGGCGCTTTTGCTGGTCACTCACAACGTCGGGTTGTTGTCCGAACGAACGGATCGGCTGGCCATCCTCTACGCGGGAGAAATCGTTGAAATCGGACCCACGGCGACGGTGCTGGGAACCCCGGCCCACCCCTACACCCAAGGCCTGTTGAAGTCCCTGCCGCGCCTCTCCCGGTCCGAGCGGCGCCTGCCGGCCCTGCCTGGCCAACCGCCGGACCCCCGCGCCCTCCCGTCGGGGTGCCCCTTTCATCCCCGTTGTCCGTCGATTTTCGCCCCCTGCGCCGCCCAAGACCCCCGTTTGCGGGTCTCAAAAGACCCAGCGGTCCGCGTCTCCTGCCATTTGTATTGA
- a CDS encoding peptide-binding protein — translation MAWFSRVVLAVPLFVAACGRDPIPEPALVPADLGPVTGDTYVEASLGDPSRLNPLLASDSASGTVNGYLFNGLVKYDRDLKLVGDLAESWTVRQNGLEILFRLRKNVRWHDGVPFTADDVVFTYQRLIDPKVLTPYGSDFAGVQSVTAVDPHTVRVLYKEPFAPALESWGMGLIPKHVFEKGDFNTHPAHRAPIGTGPYRFQELKTDEKAVLVANADYFEGRPNIDRVVIRVIPDSSVQFLELRNQSIDSMGLRPDQYIAYDSFFQNHQKFRYPSFSYTFFGFNLQRPLFKDLRVRRALALALDKREIIDGVLLGYGRSATGPFPPSSWAYDPTVPEWPCDPVRAKTLLAEAGWRDTDGDGVLDKGGKPFAFTVITNQGNKLREQTAVIMQAHLARIGVKMEVRVLEWSSFIHDFVDKGNFDSILLGWSLGRDPDQYLIWHSSQRGEGRYNFVGYQNPAADRLWEEGRRTFDPARRRLIYHRLHRMLAEDLPYIFLYYPEALPTVHKRFHNVLLAPAGIGWNFREWFVPKSLQRYRLAS, via the coding sequence TTGGCTTGGTTTTCCCGGGTTGTTTTAGCGGTTCCTCTGTTTGTCGCCGCCTGCGGCCGGGATCCCATCCCGGAGCCCGCTCTTGTCCCCGCCGACCTTGGCCCCGTCACAGGCGACACCTATGTGGAAGCCTCCCTGGGGGACCCCTCCCGCCTTAACCCGCTCTTGGCCTCGGACTCCGCCTCGGGAACCGTCAACGGGTATCTCTTCAACGGTCTCGTCAAATACGACCGGGATTTGAAATTAGTGGGGGATTTGGCGGAATCGTGGACGGTCCGCCAAAACGGGCTGGAAATCCTTTTCCGCCTGCGGAAGAACGTGCGCTGGCACGACGGCGTTCCGTTCACCGCCGACGACGTGGTGTTCACCTACCAACGACTTATCGACCCCAAGGTCCTCACGCCCTACGGCTCCGATTTCGCCGGGGTCCAGTCGGTGACGGCCGTGGACCCCCACACCGTGCGGGTTCTCTACAAAGAGCCCTTCGCCCCGGCCCTGGAATCCTGGGGCATGGGCCTCATCCCCAAACATGTTTTTGAGAAAGGCGATTTCAATACCCATCCCGCCCATCGGGCCCCCATCGGGACAGGCCCTTACAGGTTTCAGGAGTTAAAAACCGATGAAAAGGCGGTGTTGGTCGCCAACGCGGACTATTTCGAAGGCCGCCCGAACATCGACCGCGTGGTGATCCGGGTGATCCCGGACAGTTCGGTTCAGTTTTTGGAACTTCGGAACCAATCCATCGATTCCATGGGCCTCCGGCCGGACCAGTACATCGCCTACGACTCTTTTTTCCAGAACCACCAAAAGTTTCGTTATCCCTCCTTCAGTTACACCTTCTTCGGGTTCAACCTCCAGCGGCCTCTGTTCAAAGACCTGAGGGTTCGGCGGGCCTTGGCCCTGGCCCTCGACAAACGGGAAATCATCGACGGGGTTCTTTTGGGGTATGGCCGGTCGGCCACGGGACCTTTCCCGCCTTCTTCGTGGGCCTACGATCCCACCGTCCCCGAATGGCCTTGCGATCCCGTTCGGGCGAAAACCCTCCTGGCCGAAGCGGGCTGGCGGGACACCGACGGGGACGGCGTGTTGGATAAAGGCGGAAAACCTTTCGCTTTTACCGTCATCACGAACCAGGGCAATAAATTGCGGGAACAAACCGCCGTCATTATGCAAGCCCACCTGGCGCGGATCGGCGTTAAAATGGAGGTGCGGGTTTTGGAGTGGTCCTCCTTCATCCACGATTTCGTCGACAAGGGGAATTTTGATTCCATCCTCCTGGGCTGGAGTCTGGGCCGGGACCCGGACCAATACCTGATCTGGCATTCCAGCCAGCGGGGGGAAGGACGTTATAATTTCGTCGGGTATCAAAACCCCGCCGCGGACCGCTTGTGGGAAGAGGGGAGGCGGACGTTCGACCCGGCCCGGCGTCGACTCATTTATCACCGGCTCCATCGAATGCTGGCCGAGGACCTCCCCTACATTTTTCTCTATTACCCCGAGGCCTTGCCCACTGTGCACAAACGTTTCCATAACGTTCTTCTGGCTCCGGCCGGCATCGGTTGGAATTTCCGGGAATGGTTTGTGCCCAAATCGCTCCAACGCTACCGCTTGGCCTCCTGA
- a CDS encoding insulinase family protein, with translation MTAVLSSARAAAPTVREFPNGLKWIHRPVAHNRIFAFQLFIPGGVIQESMEQAGLTHLMTAAQVKGTDSRSALVLAQEMERLGASFGFDAQPDALSAGGQSTTDKWEKTFDLFQDVLLHPSFPEPEVEKERAALLNALRTNDEHIFNVAEERFRKELFGDHPYGRPDDGTEASVARLSREDLVAWHRARVLPRGAVLVTVGNVPAAALTRRIEGLARAWTSTGTAAGLPPPIVFPSDARVVEEKKVFEQSFLMLGFPAPSTDDARYPAMKLMNALLGGGMSSPLFQSVREEGSLAYEVASFYPSRRGKSSFVIYAGMDPKNLGLAEEKVRAVLSDFVSRPPSPQDLEDAKNYIRGHYLMDHQTNGRLAWYLGWWELLGKGWAYDAVYPSDVSRVTADEINRIARDTVAQPSVTVRVISTGPVPPVP, from the coding sequence ATGACTGCCGTCCTTTCCTCCGCCCGCGCCGCCGCCCCGACCGTTCGGGAGTTTCCGAACGGCTTGAAATGGATCCATCGCCCGGTGGCCCACAACCGCATCTTCGCCTTTCAGCTGTTCATTCCCGGCGGGGTGATTCAAGAGTCCATGGAACAGGCGGGCCTGACGCACCTCATGACGGCGGCCCAGGTGAAAGGCACCGATAGCCGGAGCGCCCTGGTCCTCGCCCAGGAAATGGAACGGCTCGGCGCTTCCTTTGGTTTCGACGCCCAACCCGACGCCCTCTCGGCCGGGGGCCAATCGACGACGGACAAGTGGGAAAAAACCTTCGACCTTTTCCAAGACGTTCTCCTCCACCCGTCCTTCCCCGAACCCGAGGTGGAAAAGGAACGGGCCGCGCTATTGAACGCCCTCCGCACGAACGACGAACACATCTTTAACGTCGCCGAGGAGCGGTTTCGGAAGGAACTTTTCGGGGACCACCCTTACGGCCGTCCGGACGATGGGACGGAAGCGAGCGTGGCCCGATTGTCCCGCGAAGATCTGGTGGCTTGGCACCGGGCCAGGGTCCTTCCCCGAGGGGCGGTTCTCGTGACCGTGGGGAACGTTCCCGCGGCCGCGCTGACGCGGCGGATCGAGGGCTTGGCCCGGGCCTGGACGTCCACTGGGACGGCGGCCGGGTTGCCGCCCCCCATCGTTTTCCCTTCCGACGCCCGGGTGGTGGAGGAGAAAAAAGTGTTCGAGCAATCCTTTTTGATGCTGGGATTTCCAGCTCCGTCCACGGACGACGCTCGATATCCCGCCATGAAACTCATGAACGCGCTCCTGGGCGGTGGCATGAGTTCCCCGCTGTTTCAGTCGGTGCGGGAGGAGGGATCCTTGGCCTATGAGGTGGCTTCTTTTTATCCCTCGCGCCGCGGGAAGAGTTCCTTCGTGATCTACGCCGGGATGGACCCTAAAAACCTTGGGCTGGCGGAAGAAAAAGTTCGGGCCGTGCTGTCGGACTTCGTTTCCCGGCCTCCCTCCCCTCAGGACTTGGAAGACGCGAAGAATTATATTCGGGGCCATTACCTGATGGACCACCAGACCAACGGGCGTTTGGCCTGGTATTTGGGCTGGTGGGAGTTGTTGGGAAAAGGCTGGGCCTACGATGCCGTCTATCCCTCCGACGTATCCCGGGTGACGGCCGACGAAATCAACCGGATCGCCCGCGACACCGTCGCCCAGCCTTCCGTCACCGTTCGCGTGATTTCCACCGGTCCCGTCCCGCCCGTCCCTTGA